Part of the Ignavibacterium album JCM 16511 genome, AGCTGTTGCTGAATTTTATGCTTGCAACGATAACAAAGAAAAATTTGTTAAAGACTTTGTTGCTGCGTGGAATAAAGTTATGATGGCAGACAGATTCGATTTGCAATAGTTTAATAACTAATCATTAAACGAACCATTAAACAAAGCCGTAGCGAAAGCGCTTCGGCTTTTTTATTGATTCTTACTCTTAAATATGTTTATACCTTTTACCCTAAGCGAAAGATGCTTCGTTTTCCTTCCACTCACTCTCTTTCGCCACATCTTAAAACTTGATGGCTTTAACTCATTCCTCATAATTTTCCGAACGTCATTTTCTTTTAATCCAAATTGATATTCAATTGCTTCGAATGGAGTGCGGTCTTCCCAAGCCATTTCTATTATTCGGGATATATCTGATTGAGATAAATTTTTCACTACAATATAACACTAAAAGCAAAATTCCGGTTCAAAACTAAAGGAACGAACCTTGAGTTTTAATTGTTCCTTTATCAAACAACAAACAATGAAAATGAGGATAAAATGAAAAATAAAGTCGTAATTATAACAGGTGCCAATAAAGGAATTGGTAAAGAAGCTGCAAAACAAATTGCCAAACTCGGAGCTAAAGTCTATATGGCTTGTCGCTCTTTAGATTCTGCAAATCAGGCAAAAGAAGAAATTATTAAAGAAACCGGGAACCAGAATGTGTTTGTTATTCATCTTGATCTTGCAGATATGAATTCAGTTAAATCTTTTGCTGATGAATTTAAGCAAAGAGAAAATAAACTTGATGTTCTTATCAACAATGCAGGCATCTGGACAAAGTCAAAACAAATTTTTGAACTTGGAGTTGAAATGACTTTTGCTGTTAATGTTGTTGGTCAACATTTTTTAACTAATTTGCTTATTGAAGAATTAAAAAATGCTGCGCCATCAAGAATCATTAATGTTGCTTCTCATTATGCCAGTGGACTTAAAATAGATGATATTAATTTTGGAAAAAGAAAATTCAACGAAACTCTTGCTTATAAGCAAACCAAACAGGCAAACAGAATTCTAACACGCGAATGGGCAAGAAGACTTGAGAAATATAATATTTCTGTTTATTCTTTAACTCCGGGTTTTGTTCCGTCAACAGAACTTTTCAGAGAGCAGAATGTTGTTGGTAAATTTTTGCTGAAAGTTTTTGCACTGATTGAAGGAAGAACAATCGAAGAAGGAGCTGATACAATTGTGTGGCTTGCTTCCACAGATAAAATTAACGGAAGTAAAGGTGGCTTCTTTAATCAGAGAAAAGAAGAAAAATGCAAATTCTTTAATTCAGAAGATGAGCGACGATTGTGGGAAAAGTGTGAAGAGTTTCTTACAGCAGTAAAAGAAAATCAGTTGAAATGATTAAATAATCTCTCAGTGATTCTTTGGTTGACAAAAATAATTAACCACAGATAACACGGATTAACACAAAAAAGAATCTGAAATAATCTGAGATATCTATGGTAAAAAAAACAGCTGTCTATAAAGATTAAAATTGGAGTTAATATGAAAGTAGGAATAATCGGTAGCGGAATGGTAGGCGCAACATCCGCTTATGCAATTATGATGCGCAAAGCTGCTAGTGATATTGTTTTAATTGATGCTAATCAGAAAAGGGCTGTTGCTGAAGCTCAGGATATAATGCACGCAGTTCCTTTTGTTGCGGCAACAGATATCTATGCCGGAAGTTACCACGATTTGAAAGATGCAAAAGTAGTTGTCATTGCTGCTGGTGCAAATCAAAAACCCGGTGAAACAAGACTAATGCTGATGGAAAAGAATGCATCAATTATGAGAGATATTATTTCCAAAACGGTGGAAGTTAATCCTAATGTAATTTTTCTTGTGGCAACAAATCCAGTTGATATAATCACTCACATTTGTATAAGCACTGCTAAAGAATTCGGAATTCCCTCAACAAGAATAATCGGAAGTGGAACCACTTTAGACACAGCACGATTTCGCTCTTTGCTCGGAAATCATATCGGAGTTGATCCTCAGCATGTTCATGCTTATGTAATCGGCGAGCACGGCGATTCAGAAGTCCTTTGCTGGTCGAATGTAGACATCGGAGGCGTTCCATTAGAAGATTTTATTGCCCATAGAAACATTGAATTCAACGAGGAGATAAAAAATAAAATTGACGATGGCGTCCGTAATGCTGCGTATAAAATAATTGAAGGCAAGGGCTCAACATACTATGGTGTAGCTGGTGCTATTGCAAAGTTAGTCGAAGCAATCAATCGTGATAATCGTGCAGTGCTTACAATCAGTGCACTTAAGGATGATATTGAAGGAATTAAAAATGTAACGCTTTCGCTTCCACATCTTATTGGTGGTGAAGGCGATCTTGGAGTTTTACCAATCAAGCTTAGCGTTAAGGAAAAGATGTTATTAAAAAACAGTGCTGAGATAATCCGTTCTAAAATTGATGAGTATGAAAAGAAGTGAATGATTAAATATTTCGCCGGTTTTGATGTTCAAATCAAAAGTGGTTGTTGTTATTATATCATTGATGAAAACAAAAATTTTGTTTAAAGCGGCTGAGTAAAGGAAAACATTTCTCAATCATTAAAAGAAATTTTTCTTAAAGTATCTG contains:
- a CDS encoding L-lactate dehydrogenase translates to MKVGIIGSGMVGATSAYAIMMRKAASDIVLIDANQKRAVAEAQDIMHAVPFVAATDIYAGSYHDLKDAKVVVIAAGANQKPGETRLMLMEKNASIMRDIISKTVEVNPNVIFLVATNPVDIITHICISTAKEFGIPSTRIIGSGTTLDTARFRSLLGNHIGVDPQHVHAYVIGEHGDSEVLCWSNVDIGGVPLEDFIAHRNIEFNEEIKNKIDDGVRNAAYKIIEGKGSTYYGVAGAIAKLVEAINRDNRAVLTISALKDDIEGIKNVTLSLPHLIGGEGDLGVLPIKLSVKEKMLLKNSAEIIRSKIDEYEKK
- a CDS encoding SDR family oxidoreductase, with translation MKNKVVIITGANKGIGKEAAKQIAKLGAKVYMACRSLDSANQAKEEIIKETGNQNVFVIHLDLADMNSVKSFADEFKQRENKLDVLINNAGIWTKSKQIFELGVEMTFAVNVVGQHFLTNLLIEELKNAAPSRIINVASHYASGLKIDDINFGKRKFNETLAYKQTKQANRILTREWARRLEKYNISVYSLTPGFVPSTELFREQNVVGKFLLKVFALIEGRTIEEGADTIVWLASTDKINGSKGGFFNQRKEEKCKFFNSEDERRLWEKCEEFLTAVKENQLK
- a CDS encoding TIGR03643 family protein; this encodes MAWEDRTPFEAIEYQFGLKENDVRKIMRNELKPSSFKMWRKRVSGRKTKHLSLRVKGINIFKSKNQ